A single window of Jiangella alkaliphila DNA harbors:
- a CDS encoding dihydrodipicolinate synthase family protein, with protein MADEPRYPHTVLAACCVPWDDAGGLMEPVFRDSVADLVAHGLRHLYVFGTAGEGHAVDERRFDQVVDVFADETGRHGVDPMIGLISLSLPAVIGRIERCLDRGIRAFQLSLPSWGALNDAELAVFFAQTCGRFPEADFLHYNLGRAGRLLTPDDYARLAAEHPNLVAVKHTRADYATVHRLFALVPTVRHFFTESTYSYASLAGPAGFLVSIASVHPRRAREYFDAGVARDVGTLMATCAQLLELSGELHRAVGPGPHMDGAFDKMFAKVRDPRFPLALLPPYQSASDDAYQAFLTALRERHPEWLEDP; from the coding sequence ACCGTCCTCGCCGCCTGCTGCGTCCCGTGGGACGACGCGGGCGGCCTGATGGAGCCGGTGTTCCGCGACAGCGTCGCCGACCTGGTGGCGCACGGCCTGCGTCATCTCTACGTCTTCGGCACGGCCGGCGAGGGCCACGCGGTCGACGAGCGGCGCTTCGACCAGGTCGTGGACGTGTTCGCCGACGAGACCGGCCGGCACGGCGTCGACCCGATGATCGGGCTGATCAGTCTGTCGCTGCCGGCGGTGATCGGCCGGATCGAGCGCTGCCTCGACCGCGGGATCAGGGCGTTCCAGCTGTCGCTGCCGTCGTGGGGCGCGCTCAACGACGCCGAGCTGGCGGTGTTCTTCGCGCAGACCTGCGGACGGTTCCCGGAGGCTGACTTCCTGCACTACAACCTGGGCCGGGCCGGCCGGCTGCTCACGCCGGACGACTACGCGAGGCTGGCCGCGGAGCACCCGAACCTGGTCGCCGTCAAGCACACCCGGGCCGACTACGCGACGGTGCACCGCCTGTTCGCGCTGGTCCCGACCGTGCGGCACTTCTTCACCGAGTCCACGTACAGCTACGCCAGCCTGGCCGGCCCGGCCGGCTTCCTGGTGTCGATCGCGTCGGTGCACCCCCGGCGGGCCCGCGAGTACTTCGACGCCGGGGTCGCGCGCGACGTCGGCACGCTCATGGCGACCTGCGCGCAGCTGCTCGAGCTGAGCGGCGAGCTGCACCGGGCCGTCGGGCCGGGCCCGCACATGGACGGCGCGTTCGACAAGATGTTCGCCAAGGTGCGCGACCCGCGGTTCCCGCTGGCGCTGCTGCCGCCGTACCAGAGCGCTTCCGACGACGCCTACCAGGCGTTCCTGACCGCGTTGCGGGAGCGCCACCCCGAGTGGCTGGAGGACCCGTGA
- a CDS encoding C-terminal binding protein translates to MTEPATIAVWAAASPFVPAATRTLDEAAAPYVLLPAELDDAALAGAAAAQALVVGGDWVTAEVLGSFPRLRLVVRGGVGFDRIDLAAATRLGVMVTNVADYGTNEVADHAMLLMLAAIRRLGHFTAEAHGSWRSVRHLPVTRIHGRRLGIVGLGRIGSAVAARATAFGLEVVAYDPLIGPGDFAPRGVAATSLDELLATSDVISLHAPLTPQTHHLLDAAAFARMRRTPVLVNTARGGLVDTAALADALDTGLVGAAGLDVLEGEPDVTAHEALLGRDDVVVTPHVAWYSQGSEEQLGRTAAQLALDFVRDGRRPRLLNPDVAVRPTDEVTP, encoded by the coding sequence GTGACGGAGCCGGCGACGATCGCGGTGTGGGCGGCGGCATCGCCGTTCGTGCCCGCCGCCACCCGCACGCTCGACGAGGCGGCGGCGCCGTACGTGCTGCTGCCGGCCGAGCTCGACGATGCCGCCCTCGCCGGCGCCGCCGCGGCGCAGGCGCTGGTCGTCGGCGGCGACTGGGTCACCGCCGAGGTGCTCGGGTCGTTCCCGCGGCTGCGCCTCGTCGTCCGGGGCGGCGTGGGGTTCGACCGGATCGACCTGGCGGCCGCCACGCGGCTCGGCGTCATGGTCACCAACGTCGCCGACTACGGGACGAACGAGGTGGCCGACCACGCGATGCTGCTGATGCTCGCCGCGATCCGCCGGCTCGGGCACTTCACCGCCGAGGCGCACGGGAGCTGGCGGTCCGTCCGGCACCTCCCGGTCACGCGGATCCACGGCCGGCGGCTAGGCATCGTCGGTCTCGGCCGGATCGGCTCGGCGGTGGCGGCGCGGGCCACGGCGTTCGGCCTGGAGGTCGTGGCGTACGACCCGCTGATCGGGCCCGGCGACTTCGCCCCGCGTGGCGTGGCCGCGACCTCGCTGGACGAGCTGCTGGCGACCAGCGACGTGATCAGCCTGCACGCGCCGCTCACCCCGCAGACCCACCACCTCCTCGACGCCGCGGCGTTCGCCCGGATGCGCCGGACGCCGGTGCTCGTCAACACCGCCCGCGGCGGCCTGGTGGACACGGCGGCGCTCGCCGACGCGCTGGACACCGGGCTGGTCGGCGCCGCCGGGCTGGACGTCCTCGAGGGCGAGCCGGACGTCACGGCACACGAAGCCCTGCTCGGCCGCGACGATGTCGTCGTCACGCCGCACGTCGCCTGGTACTCCCAGGGCTCCGAGGAACAGCTCGGCCGCACCGCGGCGCAGCTCGCCCTCGACTTCGTCCGCGACGGCCGCCGGCCCCGGCTGCTCAACCCGGACGTCGCCGTCCGGCCGACCGATGAGGTGACACCGTGA
- a CDS encoding cytochrome P450, with product MTDVTDSPPAFPMTRLTPFDPPPGYAAVRDAGGLARVRLWDGRTAWLVTGYEQVRSLLGDPRISVDRSRAGFPFPTPGREALERSGATTFVGLDPPDHTRLRRVFTKYFAVKRIETLRPVVQRIVDDLVTGILEDGPPADFVTALAGEVPSRTICHVLGMPLADRARFQALDHERNTLTTSPENVIRATNEMLAYADELITRKQREPADDLISRLVADQLGGDTISRDELVAAVRLLITAGHETTTNMIGLGIATLLRHPAQLRELRADPALVPAAVEELLRYISIFHISPTRVVVEPIDIAGQRLEAGDGVIAAVAGANRDDAAFPDAATFDVHREARHHVAFGYGVHQCLGQPLARVELQTVVETLFRRIPSLRFAGDPDALEIKEYAFLSLAALPLTWEVKP from the coding sequence GTGACCGACGTGACCGACTCCCCGCCCGCCTTCCCGATGACGCGGCTGACGCCGTTCGACCCGCCGCCCGGCTACGCCGCCGTCCGCGACGCCGGCGGGCTGGCCCGGGTGCGGCTGTGGGACGGGCGCACCGCGTGGCTGGTCACCGGGTACGAGCAGGTGCGCTCGCTGCTCGGCGACCCGCGCATCAGCGTCGACCGCAGCCGGGCCGGGTTCCCGTTCCCGACGCCGGGCCGCGAGGCGCTCGAGCGCTCCGGCGCCACGACGTTCGTCGGCCTTGACCCGCCCGACCACACCCGGCTGCGCCGCGTCTTCACCAAGTACTTCGCGGTCAAGCGGATCGAGACGCTGCGCCCGGTGGTCCAGCGGATCGTCGACGACCTCGTCACCGGCATCCTGGAGGACGGGCCGCCGGCCGACTTCGTCACCGCACTCGCGGGGGAGGTGCCGTCGCGGACGATCTGCCACGTCCTGGGCATGCCGCTGGCCGACCGGGCCCGGTTCCAGGCCCTCGACCACGAACGGAACACCCTCACGACCTCGCCCGAGAACGTGATCCGGGCGACGAACGAGATGCTCGCCTACGCCGACGAGCTGATCACCCGGAAGCAGCGCGAGCCGGCCGACGACCTGATCAGCCGGCTGGTCGCCGACCAGCTCGGCGGCGACACGATCAGCCGGGACGAGCTGGTCGCGGCGGTGCGGCTGCTCATCACGGCCGGCCACGAGACGACGACGAACATGATCGGGCTCGGCATCGCCACGCTGCTGCGCCATCCCGCGCAACTGCGCGAGCTGCGGGCCGACCCGGCGCTGGTGCCGGCGGCCGTAGAGGAGCTGCTGCGCTACATCAGCATCTTCCACATCTCGCCGACCCGAGTCGTGGTCGAGCCGATCGACATCGCCGGGCAGCGCCTCGAGGCCGGCGACGGCGTCATCGCCGCGGTCGCCGGCGCCAACCGCGACGACGCCGCCTTCCCGGACGCCGCGACCTTCGACGTCCACCGCGAGGCGCGCCATCACGTCGCGTTCGGCTACGGGGTGCACCAGTGCCTCGGCCAGCCGCTGGCCCGGGTCGAGCTGCAGACCGTCGTCGAGACGCTGTTCCGGCGCATCCCGTCGCTGCGGTTCGCCGGCGACCCCGATGCGCTGGAGATCAAGGAGTACGCGTTCCTGAGCCTGGCCGCGCTGCCGCTGACGTGGGAGGTGAAGCCATGA
- a CDS encoding ferredoxin — protein MKITLEVDACVGGGQCVMAAPDVFDQDDDGLVVVLDDDPAPERADDVRLAARLCPARAIQVEDA, from the coding sequence ATGAAGATCACCCTGGAGGTCGACGCCTGCGTCGGCGGCGGGCAGTGCGTCATGGCCGCGCCGGACGTGTTCGACCAGGACGACGACGGGCTGGTGGTCGTGCTCGACGACGACCCGGCGCCCGAGCGGGCCGACGACGTCCGGCTGGCGGCCCGGCTCTGTCCCGCGCGGGCGATCCAGGTGGAGGACGCTTGA
- a CDS encoding NAD(P)/FAD-dependent oxidoreductase, with the protein MTAAVRRVVVVGAGAAGLTAAESLRADGFDGDLTLIGAETHAPYDRPPLSKQVLAGTWEPARLELLSGQRYDDLRITRRLGTPATAADLARRTVRVDRADLPYDALLIATGVRPRTLPGAAGLGGVHVLRTVDDAVAFQAAALAAGRVVVVGAGFLGAEAAATLRGLGVSVTLVDPLPGPLVRQLGPAVSALVADLHTEHGVELRTGVTVAGLTSDVGRVTGVRLGDGTVVAADCVLVAIGCVPVTEWLAGSGLDLADGVGCDASCRAAPGVFAAGDVARWFHPALGETIRVEHRTNATEQAMAAARAVLGGDEPYAPVPYFWSDQYDTKIQAYGHLAGADRFAVASGSLAQRRFVALYGRDDRVTGVLGWRSPRELLRARALVADATRWSDVVPA; encoded by the coding sequence TTGACCGCCGCGGTCCGGCGCGTGGTCGTCGTCGGCGCCGGAGCCGCCGGGCTGACCGCCGCCGAGTCGCTGCGGGCCGACGGGTTCGACGGCGACCTCACGCTGATCGGCGCCGAGACGCACGCGCCCTACGACCGGCCGCCGCTGTCGAAGCAGGTGCTGGCTGGCACGTGGGAGCCGGCCCGGCTGGAGCTGCTGTCCGGGCAGCGCTACGACGACCTGCGGATCACCCGCCGGCTGGGCACGCCCGCGACCGCCGCCGACCTCGCGCGCCGAACCGTGCGGGTGGACCGCGCCGACCTGCCCTACGACGCGCTGCTGATCGCGACCGGCGTCCGGCCCCGGACGCTGCCGGGCGCCGCCGGCTTGGGCGGCGTCCACGTGCTGCGGACCGTCGACGACGCCGTCGCGTTCCAGGCCGCCGCGCTGGCCGCCGGCCGGGTGGTCGTCGTCGGCGCCGGCTTCCTCGGCGCCGAGGCCGCGGCGACCCTGCGCGGGCTGGGCGTCTCCGTCACGCTGGTCGACCCGCTGCCCGGCCCGCTGGTGCGCCAGCTCGGCCCCGCCGTGTCGGCGCTGGTCGCGGACCTGCACACCGAGCACGGCGTCGAGCTGCGGACCGGGGTCACGGTCGCGGGCCTGACCAGCGACGTCGGCCGAGTCACCGGCGTCCGGCTGGGCGACGGGACGGTGGTCGCCGCGGACTGCGTGCTGGTGGCCATCGGCTGCGTGCCGGTGACCGAGTGGCTGGCCGGCAGTGGCCTGGACCTCGCCGACGGCGTGGGCTGCGACGCGTCCTGCCGGGCCGCGCCCGGGGTGTTCGCCGCCGGCGACGTCGCGCGGTGGTTCCATCCGGCGCTGGGCGAGACCATCCGGGTCGAGCACCGCACCAACGCCACCGAGCAGGCGATGGCCGCGGCTCGGGCCGTGCTCGGCGGCGACGAGCCGTACGCGCCGGTCCCGTACTTCTGGAGCGACCAGTACGACACCAAGATCCAGGCGTACGGGCACCTGGCCGGCGCGGACCGGTTCGCCGTGGCGAGCGGTTCGCTGGCGCAGCGGCGGTTCGTCGCCCTGTATGGACGCGACGACCGCGTGACCGGCGTGCTCGGCTGGCGCTCGCCGCGCGAGCTGCTGCGCGCGCGGGCTCTGGTGGCCGATGCCACGCGGTGGTCCGACGTCGTCCCGGCCTGA
- a CDS encoding amidohydrolase family protein yields MIVDVHTHCNTSAHHGRYEKDRARIYGDRPENPPDAYSEAMKDVDVSIVVGLRATRLGVATPNEYIADFVRQTTGRTIGYMALDLSDDDVMDQLEDGLARGLKGVKLYPILAGFDVREPRHDDFFREVARLGVPLLIHTGTSASADAILELSHPLVYDGLARRHPDVRMVLAHMSHPWQRECVIVLRKHANVYADVSAMWLRTMEGYQAMVRAQEWDVVHKLVFGSDYPIWTPRQGIDGLRAMAARDWSPFPAIETETIESILDRDSLALLGLEAP; encoded by the coding sequence TTGATCGTCGACGTGCACACGCACTGCAACACCTCGGCCCACCACGGCCGCTACGAGAAGGACCGGGCCCGCATCTACGGCGACCGCCCGGAGAACCCGCCGGACGCGTACAGCGAGGCGATGAAGGACGTCGACGTCTCGATCGTCGTGGGGCTGCGGGCCACCCGGCTGGGCGTGGCGACGCCGAACGAGTACATCGCCGACTTCGTTCGGCAGACGACCGGGCGGACGATCGGGTACATGGCGCTGGACCTGTCCGACGACGACGTCATGGACCAGCTGGAGGACGGGCTGGCGCGCGGTCTCAAGGGGGTGAAGCTGTACCCGATCCTGGCCGGCTTCGACGTGCGCGAGCCGCGGCACGACGACTTCTTTCGCGAGGTGGCCAGGCTCGGCGTCCCGCTGCTCATCCACACCGGCACCAGCGCGTCGGCCGACGCGATCCTCGAGCTGAGCCACCCGCTGGTGTACGACGGGCTGGCCCGCCGGCACCCGGACGTGCGGATGGTCCTGGCGCACATGTCGCACCCATGGCAGCGCGAGTGCGTGATCGTGCTGCGCAAGCACGCCAACGTCTACGCGGACGTGTCGGCGATGTGGCTGCGCACGATGGAGGGCTACCAGGCGATGGTCCGGGCACAGGAGTGGGACGTCGTGCACAAGCTGGTGTTCGGCTCGGACTACCCGATCTGGACGCCGCGGCAGGGCATCGACGGACTGCGGGCCATGGCGGCGCGCGACTGGTCGCCGTTCCCGGCGATCGAGACCGAGACGATCGAGAGCATCCTCGACCGCGACAGCCTGGCGCTGCTGGGGCTCGAGGCGCCCTGA
- a CDS encoding IclR family transcriptional regulator, giving the protein METSTAHYHSQALTRGLRVLVHIAAAGRPVTLTELHEATAQPKSTLVRLLAVLEEQDFLLRVDERPAFTLGHGVLPIVTAYLDSGTPVDLLRPYVRALAHEVGWTAKYSALDGQHAADLCVEFPDRPLHFTGKEGGLSPAHASGVGKAMLAGLTLDQAREHLPAQPFHQFTERTIVTERALEAELRRIRDRGYAIDDEECARGLRCVAVAVRVDGEPRGALGVSGPAAELTADRETEIAATLHEVAAELAADARVQPVLAMFARGAIPRGR; this is encoded by the coding sequence ATGGAGACGTCGACCGCCCACTACCACTCGCAGGCGCTCACGCGCGGGCTGCGCGTCCTCGTGCACATCGCGGCCGCCGGTCGCCCGGTCACGCTCACCGAGCTGCACGAGGCGACGGCGCAGCCGAAGAGCACCCTGGTCCGGCTGCTCGCGGTGCTCGAGGAGCAGGACTTCCTGCTGCGCGTCGACGAGCGACCGGCGTTCACACTCGGCCACGGCGTGCTGCCGATCGTCACCGCCTACCTCGACAGCGGCACACCGGTCGACCTGCTCCGCCCCTACGTCCGGGCGCTCGCGCACGAGGTCGGCTGGACCGCCAAGTACTCCGCCCTCGACGGCCAGCACGCCGCCGACCTGTGCGTCGAGTTCCCCGACCGGCCGCTGCACTTCACCGGCAAGGAGGGCGGCCTCTCGCCGGCCCACGCGTCCGGCGTCGGCAAGGCGATGCTGGCCGGCCTCACCCTCGACCAGGCCCGCGAGCACCTGCCGGCCCAGCCGTTCCACCAGTTCACCGAGCGCACCATCGTCACCGAGCGGGCCCTCGAGGCCGAACTGCGCCGCATCCGCGACCGCGGCTACGCCATCGACGACGAGGAGTGCGCCCGCGGCCTGCGCTGCGTCGCCGTCGCCGTCCGCGTCGACGGCGAGCCGCGCGGCGCCCTCGGCGTCTCCGGCCCGGCCGCCGAACTCACCGCCGACCGCGAGACCGAGATCGCCGCGACCCTGCACGAGGTCGCCGCCGAACTCGCCGCAGACGCCCGCGTCCAACCGGTGCTCGCGATGTTCGCCCGCGGCGCGATCCCCCGCGGCCGCTGA
- a CDS encoding aspartate aminotransferase family protein has product MSPGIGTAASDHDPRGSSTRGWALQQAAAEVLPGGVNSATRYVGHPYAFGGGDGAYVVDLDGNRYLDYHAAFGAILLGHNSPVVDDPVRAAVGTLDLFGLGVTELEVELATRVIEAIPSAEMMIATMSGSEATAQAVRLARAATGRQLLVKFQGGFHGWHDAVARNVISRPELAYGHDPLSAGILDTALESTLIAEFNDLDSVRALFEQFPERIAAVIMEPIPHNVGALVPTQEFVDGLRALTSEHGSLLIFDEVITGFRHALGGYQEICGVRPDLTTFGKGMANGYPIGGLAGPRSLMERFDGQKGDVLLAGTFNGYAIGATAAIATIDHLRANPDFYTRTHALGERMRSGLASIVAELGLEATVAGFGGVFSLYFAAGPIRGYRDLMRNDDQAYAGFHRRMTDKGFLMIPMSLKRNHVSGSHTEEDVDRTLDAARDVLAGMKADGTAH; this is encoded by the coding sequence ATGTCCCCGGGGATCGGCACGGCAGCCTCCGACCACGACCCACGCGGCTCGTCCACCCGCGGCTGGGCACTGCAGCAAGCCGCGGCGGAGGTGCTGCCCGGCGGCGTGAACTCGGCGACGCGGTACGTGGGCCACCCGTACGCGTTCGGCGGCGGCGACGGCGCCTACGTCGTCGACCTCGACGGCAACCGGTACCTGGACTACCACGCCGCGTTCGGCGCGATCCTGCTCGGGCACAACTCCCCCGTGGTCGACGACCCGGTCCGGGCCGCCGTCGGCACCCTGGACCTGTTCGGCCTGGGCGTCACCGAGCTCGAGGTCGAGCTGGCCACCCGCGTGATCGAGGCGATCCCGTCCGCCGAGATGATGATCGCCACGATGAGCGGGTCCGAGGCGACCGCGCAGGCGGTGCGGCTGGCCCGCGCGGCCACCGGCCGGCAGCTGCTGGTGAAGTTCCAGGGCGGCTTCCACGGCTGGCACGACGCCGTCGCCCGCAACGTCATCTCCCGCCCGGAGCTGGCCTACGGTCACGACCCGCTGTCGGCCGGCATCCTCGACACCGCCCTCGAGTCGACGCTGATCGCCGAGTTCAACGACCTCGACTCCGTGCGAGCGCTGTTCGAGCAGTTCCCGGAGCGGATCGCCGCGGTCATCATGGAGCCGATCCCGCACAACGTCGGCGCCCTCGTCCCGACCCAGGAGTTCGTCGACGGCCTGCGCGCCCTGACCAGCGAGCACGGGTCGCTGCTGATCTTCGACGAGGTCATCACCGGCTTCCGGCACGCCCTCGGCGGCTACCAGGAAATCTGCGGCGTCCGGCCCGACCTCACCACCTTCGGCAAGGGCATGGCCAACGGCTACCCGATCGGCGGGCTGGCCGGACCGCGCTCGCTGATGGAGCGGTTCGACGGCCAGAAGGGCGACGTGCTGCTGGCCGGCACCTTCAACGGCTACGCCATCGGCGCGACGGCCGCCATCGCCACCATCGACCACCTGCGCGCGAACCCCGACTTCTATACCCGCACGCACGCGCTGGGCGAGCGGATGCGGTCCGGGCTGGCCTCGATCGTGGCCGAGCTGGGCCTGGAGGCCACGGTCGCCGGGTTCGGCGGTGTGTTCTCGCTGTACTTCGCCGCCGGCCCGATCCGCGGCTACCGCGACCTCATGCGCAACGACGACCAGGCCTACGCCGGGTTCCACCGCCGGATGACCGACAAGGGCTTCCTGATGATCCCTATGTCGCTCAAGCGCAACCACGTCTCCGGCTCGCACACCGAAGAGGACGTCGACCGGACCCTGGACGCCGCCCGCGACGTCCTCGCCGGCATGAAGGCCGACGGCACCGCCCACTAG
- a CDS encoding Gfo/Idh/MocA family protein, with product MARHSVIDDTSPLGVVIVGAGFIADHHGAALRASSRARLAGVVDVDAGRAGAAATAAGGVPWTTDLAEALARPDVGAAIVCTPNMTHEPIALQVAAAGKHLLMEKPLTITVPSARAVAEAFDAAGTVVMAAHTHRFYDYARAVNDAIVGGAIGRPVFARLALLGGWIWPDWRAWVLDPAKSGGHALHNGVHLLDLVSWWLRDEPVSVYARGAKRTAAELRIHDYLEMHVRYAGGADAVCEMSRGHRPSTLDRRDVLVAGTDGVLQLPAEGWGSTVVTESGTSLLHPQAANGFAVQLDAWLDAIADPGAERAMTPADGVRAVALGVATELSIERGEPVTLDEVMQGVTQ from the coding sequence ATGGCACGCCATTCCGTGATTGACGACACGTCGCCGCTCGGCGTCGTGATCGTCGGAGCCGGCTTCATCGCCGACCACCACGGCGCCGCGCTGCGCGCCAGTTCGCGAGCCCGCCTCGCCGGCGTCGTCGACGTCGACGCGGGCCGGGCCGGCGCCGCCGCGACCGCCGCCGGCGGCGTGCCCTGGACCACCGACCTGGCCGAGGCGCTGGCCCGTCCGGACGTCGGCGCGGCCATCGTGTGCACGCCGAACATGACGCACGAGCCGATCGCGCTCCAGGTGGCCGCCGCGGGCAAGCACCTGCTGATGGAGAAGCCGCTGACCATCACGGTGCCGTCCGCTCGGGCCGTCGCCGAGGCCTTCGACGCCGCCGGGACGGTCGTGATGGCCGCGCACACCCACCGGTTCTACGACTACGCCCGGGCGGTGAACGACGCCATCGTCGGCGGCGCGATCGGCCGGCCGGTGTTCGCCAGACTCGCGCTGCTCGGCGGCTGGATCTGGCCGGACTGGCGGGCCTGGGTGCTCGACCCGGCGAAGTCCGGCGGGCATGCCCTGCACAACGGCGTCCACCTGCTCGACCTGGTCAGCTGGTGGCTGCGCGACGAGCCGGTCTCCGTCTACGCGCGCGGCGCGAAGCGCACGGCCGCCGAGCTGCGCATCCACGACTATCTGGAGATGCACGTGCGCTACGCCGGCGGCGCCGACGCGGTGTGCGAGATGAGCCGTGGCCACCGCCCGTCCACCCTGGACCGCCGCGACGTGCTGGTGGCCGGAACCGACGGCGTGCTGCAGCTGCCGGCCGAGGGCTGGGGATCGACCGTCGTGACGGAGTCCGGGACGAGCCTGCTGCACCCGCAGGCCGCCAACGGGTTCGCCGTCCAGCTGGATGCCTGGCTGGACGCGATCGCCGACCCCGGCGCGGAGCGGGCGATGACCCCGGCCGACGGCGTCCGCGCGGTCGCGCTGGGCGTCGCGACCGAGCTGTCCATCGAGCGCGGCGAGCCGGTGACCCTCGACGAGGTCATGCAGGGGGTGACCCAATGA
- a CDS encoding Gfo/Idh/MocA family protein, translating to MSVPATDTTLGVALLGFAGLGPDQDHQTSMYRPAFEAHPGFEVLPGTTGFDDPAVDVVSVCVAPDRRADAVIAALRAGKHVLVDKPLALTAADAARVAAVAAETGNVCLPAHHQRFHPMIAAARGAVAGGKVGLPWNVQADFLVAGGTPSPAGELANFAVYPIDVVLALTGLRVRRVFARLSTHWSDGDADDFALLFLTHENGLTSTISVGRLRELADTRPAGLAVHRYRVSGSHGVLDIDASRPAVVLRRAEASSPTWHGPSTVDRLLDELHAAVVAGRPSSPSAADAVQVAEIVDAARASAASGHPVDLQEGTR from the coding sequence ATGAGTGTGCCAGCGACTGACACCACCCTCGGCGTCGCGCTGCTCGGCTTCGCCGGCCTCGGCCCGGACCAGGACCACCAGACCTCGATGTACCGGCCGGCGTTCGAGGCGCATCCAGGCTTCGAGGTCCTGCCCGGGACCACTGGGTTCGACGACCCTGCCGTCGACGTCGTCAGCGTCTGCGTCGCGCCGGACCGCCGCGCCGACGCCGTCATCGCCGCACTTCGAGCCGGCAAGCACGTGCTCGTCGACAAGCCGCTGGCACTGACCGCCGCCGACGCCGCTCGGGTCGCCGCCGTCGCCGCCGAGACCGGCAACGTCTGCCTGCCCGCCCACCACCAGCGGTTCCACCCGATGATCGCGGCCGCGCGCGGCGCCGTCGCCGGGGGGAAGGTCGGGCTGCCGTGGAACGTGCAGGCCGACTTCCTGGTCGCGGGCGGCACGCCGTCGCCGGCCGGCGAGCTGGCCAACTTCGCCGTCTACCCGATCGACGTGGTGCTCGCGCTCACCGGGCTGCGGGTCCGGCGGGTGTTCGCGCGGCTCTCGACGCACTGGAGCGACGGTGACGCGGACGACTTCGCGCTGCTGTTCCTCACCCACGAGAACGGCCTGACCAGCACGATCAGCGTCGGTCGCCTCCGTGAGCTGGCCGACACCCGGCCGGCCGGTCTGGCCGTGCACCGCTACCGCGTCAGCGGCTCGCACGGCGTCCTCGACATCGACGCCTCGCGCCCGGCTGTCGTCCTCCGCCGGGCCGAGGCGTCGAGCCCGACGTGGCACGGCCCCTCGACGGTCGACCGGCTGCTCGACGAGTTGCACGCGGCCGTCGTCGCGGGCCGCCCGAGCAGCCCGTCCGCCGCCGACGCTGTCCAGGTCGCCGAGATCGTCGACGCGGCCCGCGCGTCGGCCGCGTCCGGACATCCCGTCGATCTTCAGGAAGGCACCCGATGA
- a CDS encoding fumarylacetoacetate hydrolase family protein has translation MKLVSYTRDGATRHGYVADEAAGTVAELGDGDLAAVIAAGAGTDAGWRPGPPSATHGPAELTFRAPITRPTKVLAVAANYQDHVAEGGGAPLDKSTLAPRLFLKPGTSVADPGADIALPVVSTQVDWEAELVVVVGRGGRDIPVEKALDHVAGYAVGNDVSARSVDYGYQRDTSSPAVGYFDWLAGKWPDGFAPYGPYLVTADEVPDPQDLGIELEVNGTLRQQGSTAGMIFTVAELVAFASRLMTLEPTDIIMTGTPAGVGAASGTYLAAGDEMTVRIAGLGALTNRVVQPNSER, from the coding sequence ATGAAGCTGGTCAGCTACACCCGCGACGGTGCGACCCGGCACGGGTACGTCGCCGACGAGGCCGCCGGCACGGTGGCCGAACTCGGCGACGGCGACCTCGCCGCAGTGATCGCGGCCGGCGCCGGCACCGACGCCGGCTGGCGCCCGGGCCCGCCGTCGGCCACCCACGGGCCGGCTGAGCTGACGTTCCGTGCCCCGATCACGCGCCCCACGAAGGTGCTGGCGGTGGCCGCGAACTACCAGGACCACGTCGCCGAGGGCGGCGGCGCGCCCCTGGACAAGAGCACCCTGGCGCCGCGGCTGTTCCTCAAGCCCGGCACGTCCGTCGCCGACCCGGGCGCGGACATCGCCCTGCCGGTGGTCAGCACCCAGGTCGACTGGGAGGCCGAGCTGGTCGTCGTCGTGGGCCGGGGCGGGCGGGACATCCCGGTGGAGAAGGCCCTCGACCACGTGGCCGGCTACGCCGTGGGCAACGACGTGTCGGCCCGATCGGTCGACTACGGCTACCAGCGCGACACCTCGTCTCCGGCGGTCGGCTACTTCGACTGGCTGGCCGGGAAATGGCCGGACGGCTTCGCGCCGTACGGCCCGTACCTCGTCACGGCCGACGAGGTGCCCGATCCGCAGGACCTCGGCATCGAGCTCGAGGTCAACGGCACGCTCCGCCAGCAGGGGAGCACGGCCGGCATGATCTTCACCGTCGCCGAACTGGTCGCGTTCGCCTCGCGGCTGATGACCCTCGAACCCACCGACATCATCATGACCGGGACGCCGGCCGGGGTCGGTGCGGCGTCGGGGACCTATCTCGCCGCGGGCGACGAGATGACGGTGCGCATCGCCGGCCTCGGCGCCCTCACGAATCGCGTGGTTCAACCCAACTCTGAGAGGTAG